TCACCCGATCGTCCAACGTCCGCTACCTCACGGGCAGCGCGCCCTGTGGGGCGGCGCTGCTGCTCACCCGGGAGCGGGCGGTGCTGGCGCTGCCCGACGACCTGCCGCCGGACGACACCGGTGAGCACCTGCTCGGGGAGGACCTCACGTTGCTCCCGGTGGCGGGCGGGGCGGACACCGCGCTCGCCGCGGCCGAGGCCGCCACCCGGCTGCGGGTGGGCGATCTCGCCGTCGAGGAGCACGACCTGACCGTCAGCCGCCACCGGGCGGTCGCCGCCGCCGCCGAGGGCGTCCGGCTGGCCGACGTCCGCCGGGCGGTCGAGCGGATGCGGGTGGTGAAGGACGAGCACGAGATCGCCGACCTGCGGATCGCCGCCGAGATCGCCGACCAGGCGCTCAGTGAACTGCTCGAATCGATCCTGGTCGGCCGAACCGAGCGGCACCTGGCGATGGAGCTGGAACGCCGCATGATCGACCACGGCGCGGACCGCGCGGCCTTCCCGGTCTCGGTCGGCACCGGCAGTCACTCCGGCCGGCGGGACCACCAGCCCTCGGACCGCCGGGTCGAGGAGGGCGACTTCCTGACGGTCGTGCTGGGCGCCCAGTACCGGGGCTACGGGGTCTCCACCGCCCGGACGTTCGTGATCGGCGCGTCCCCCGCGCCCTGGCAGGTGGAGCTCCACCGCCTGGTGTTCCGGGCCCAGCGGGCCGGGCGCGAGGCGCTCGGGCCGGGCGTCGAGAGCTGCGTACCCGACCTTGCCGCGCGGGAGATCCTGCAGGCGGCCGGCCACTCCGAGAGTTCTCCGCACCCGGTCGGCCACGGCATCGGTCTGGAGATCCGGGAGGCGCCGCGCCTCGGCCCGGCAGACATGGGTAAACTGGACAATCGCGTGCCGGTCACCGTCGGCCCGGGGGTCCATCTCCCGGGGCGGGGCGGGGTCCGGATCGAGGACACGCTCGTGGTGCGCCCCCTCGAAGAGGGCGGGCCCGAGCTGCTCACCATCACCACCAAGGAGCTCCTCGCCCTGTAGTCCCGCTGCTGCGCACCCGCGCGGCGCCGGGGCCAGGACGCGTCCCCTTG
The sequence above is drawn from the Kitasatospora sp. NBC_00315 genome and encodes:
- a CDS encoding M24 family metallopeptidase; amino-acid sequence: MSDAYAGRRERLRENCSASGTDAALITRSSNVRYLTGSAPCGAALLLTRERAVLALPDDLPPDDTGEHLLGEDLTLLPVAGGADTALAAAEAATRLRVGDLAVEEHDLTVSRHRAVAAAAEGVRLADVRRAVERMRVVKDEHEIADLRIAAEIADQALSELLESILVGRTERHLAMELERRMIDHGADRAAFPVSVGTGSHSGRRDHQPSDRRVEEGDFLTVVLGAQYRGYGVSTARTFVIGASPAPWQVELHRLVFRAQRAGREALGPGVESCVPDLAAREILQAAGHSESSPHPVGHGIGLEIREAPRLGPADMGKLDNRVPVTVGPGVHLPGRGGVRIEDTLVVRPLEEGGPELLTITTKELLAL